In the Gossypium arboreum isolate Shixiya-1 chromosome 10, ASM2569848v2, whole genome shotgun sequence genome, one interval contains:
- the LOC128282618 gene encoding ribonuclease 3-like, translating into MQKRQILVVAVVLAGVSLVVSDEDVKPLDFYKYSLQWGPTVCLHPPPGKKCEGRAEVRFTIHGLWPQYYKDTPVPPYHEDPRCTNTKPTSENDVVEILKKSTLKADLMRNWPNLYARKVRKEEDNLQFWKYEWGKHGMCSDYPNKPSDYFSFTLNLLQEFINLKEDLGFKRGSKVGDILKNLRDKNYKQPQIVCNSESQLLEIRFCYKEKKAFDCPSWAGSKTACKTETANIFLPGGAGGTDAMNYYFSHELGVGSRTCNAQTANIFLPDGARGTDSVYYNFSHDGGNY; encoded by the exons ATGCAAAAGAGGCAAATATTGGTGGTAGCTGTAGTGTTAGCCGGAGTAAGCTTGGTAGTTTCAGACGAGGACGTGAAACCCTTGGATTTCTACAAATACAGTCTGCAATGGGGACCAACTGTTTGTTTACATCCTCCTCCGGGAAAGAAGTGTGAAGGGAGAGCCGAAGTGAGGTTTACCATCCATGGTTTATGGCCACAATATTATAAGGATACGCCGGTGCCTCCGTACCATGAAGATCCTAGATGCACCAACACCAAACCTACTTCAGAAAATGACGTTGTG GAAATATTGAAGAAGAGCACATTGAAAGCAGACTTAATGAGGAATTGGCCAAATCTTTATGCAAGGAAAGTAAGAAAAGAAGAGGATAATTTGCAATTTTGGAAATACGAATGGGGAAAACATGGAATGTGTTCGGATTACCCCAACAAACCTTCTGACTATTTCAGTTTTACCTTAAACCTCCTACAAGAATTCATTAATTTAAAAGAAG ATTTGGGATTTAAACGTGGTAGCAAAGTGGGCGACATTTTGAAAAATCTGCGGGACAAAAACTATAAACAGCCTCAAATTGTATGTAACAGTGAAAGTCAGCTGCTGGAGATTCGTTTCtgttataaagaaaaaaaagcttTCGACTGCCCCTCTTGGGCGGGGAGTAAAACTGCTTGCAAAACCGAAACTGCCAACATCTTTTTACCCGGTGGTGCTGGAGGGACGGATGCTATGAATTACTATTTCAGTCATGAATTGGGGGTGGGGAGTAGAACTTGCAATGCCCAAACTGCCAACATCTTTTTACCCGATGGTGCTAGAGGGACGGATTCTGTGTATTACAATTTCAGTCATGATGGTGGTAATTACTAA